Proteins from a genomic interval of Chionomys nivalis chromosome 7, mChiNiv1.1, whole genome shotgun sequence:
- the Slfn14 gene encoding protein SLFN14: protein MPYAEITINLGKVTLGEENRKKMTNNCLKRHENSSVVQAVCALLNSGGGVIKADINDENYSYRCHGLGQDLETSFQKLLPSGSQKHLDYMQQNHHFLIFVKSWSPDASSLPLKICSLRSNLYQRDVTSAINLSASSALELLKEKESRAQRGVPRLQSQKCTFNRSIQEEEDIKVCASEFFKKDKLNYKERLNFTESTHVEFKRFTTKKIVPRIKETLAHYVSAFANTQGGYVIIGVDDKSKEVFGCKKEKMNPELLKIEIKNCIEKLPTYHFCREKPKVKFTAKILKVYQKEALYGYVCVVQVEPFCCVVFAEDPDSWIVKDNVVKRLAAQQWVNMMLGIQPDPSSLPTTDPSAHPISSASSAPRRPAHLSEVLECKETLQRRLFPVTEANLQFQPESLCKKLFSDHHGLEDLLKAQTHPCSHGTVIVSRSWAGDIGLTKERKVLCDALLVAVNSPLVLYTILTDPSWNGGSDYVHNTALQLKQQLQTLGGYSGKVCVIPRQICLSSRGLRPDPSLVCYPRSYTLSSQTEVEDVLQALVVPLCSRSLLSHQLGCEFFKHRIEEQCHSLSKSLRETPELFIHCFPGARKTPLAIKITEKIKDVFHCKPKEILYVCENDSLREFVIQQVACQVVTQRTFMREKFPKIKHIVVDEPEDVCRRHGDWYEKAKSITHPRAKGAASESLHHGILWLFLDPFQTHPADVSGLPAPSVQFPRKVITEIHCAVEIANIIKEEMKRIRENPPSNASPDMLAMLQEAPYEEAMCAQALPGVCEIKANLTLEEMADYVAEKCHSLFHDGYLPKDVAVLFRSWKDRERYKDALCTAMAQGATEVAFCSAADVCSDGIVLDSVQQFSGMVRKIVFGLSPKGAQSEGAHKLCFASKAITHLYLLYEGGQHPGDYCNKHRKPNKSNLSSQMGDGW from the exons ATGCCCTATGCTGAGATCACCATAAATTTGGGCAAAGTGACTTTGGGagaagagaacaggaagaaaatgacCAATAATTGTTTGAAAAGACACGAGAACTCGAGTGTCGTCCAGGCTGTCTGTGCACTGCTGAATTCTGGAGGAGGCGTGATCAAAGCAGATATCAATGACGAAAACTATAGTTACCGGTGCCACGGGCTGGGACAGGATCTGGAAACTTCCTTTCAAAAGCTCCTTCCGTCAGGTTCACAGAAACACCTTGACTATATGCAACAGAACCACCACTTCCTGATTTTTGTAAAGTCGTGGAGCCCAGATGCCTCCAGCCTTCCGCTGAAGATTTGTAGCTTACGTTCCAACTTATACCAGAGAGATGTGACCTCTGCCATCAACCTGAGTGCCAGCAGTGCCCTGGAGCTTCTCAAAGAGAAAGAGTCTAGAGCCCAAAGAGGTGTCCCCAGGCTGCAGTCTCAGAAATGCACCTTTAACAGATCCATCCAGGAAGAAGAAGATATTAAGGTGTGTGcctcagaattttttaaaaaagataaactcAATTATAAGGAGAGGCTTAACTTCACAGAGTCAACACACGTGGAGTTTAAAAGGTTCACCACCAAAAAGATTGTCCCTCGGATTAAAGAGACGCTGGCTCATTACGTCTCTGCGTTTGCCAACACTCAAGGGGGATATGTAATTATCGGGGTTGATGATAAGAGCAAAGAAGTGTTTggatgtaagaaagaaaaaatgaacccGGAAttactaaaaatagaaataaaaaactgCATAGAAAAGTTGCCCACATACCACTTCTGTCGTGAAAAGCCCAAGGTGAAATTCACAGCCAAAATTTTGAAGGTTTACCAAAAAGAGGCCCTGTATGGTTATGTCTGTGTGGTTCAAGTAGAGCCCTTCTGCTGTGTCGTGTTTGCTGAGGACCCAGACTCCTGGATCGTGAAGGACAATGTTGTCAAAAGACTGGCGGCTCAACAGTGGGTGAACATGATGCTGGGTATTCAgccag ATCCTTCCAGTTTGCCCACCACTGATCCCAGTGCTCACCCGATCTCATCAGCTTCGTCTGCACCAAGAAGGCCAGCACATCTCAGCGAAGTCCTGGAATGTAAGGAGACTCTGCAGCGCCGTTTGTTTCCAG TGACAGAGGCAAACCTACAGTTTCAGCCAGAATCCCTCTGTAAGAAGCTGTTCTCAGATCATCACGGACTGGAGGACTTACTGAAGGCACAGACGCATCCTTGTTCTCACGGGACTGTGATAGTTTCTAGAAGCTGGGCTGGTGATATTGGTTTAACGAAAGAGCGGAAGGTCCTGTGCGATGCTCTCCTGGTAGCAGTCAACAGCCCGCTGGTACTCTACACAATCTTAACAGACCCGAGTTGGAACGGAGGATCTGACTATGTGCACAACACCGCCCTTCAGTTAAAGCAGCAGCTACAAACTCTTGGTGGCTACTCTGGGAAAGTGTGCGTCATTCCAAGGCAGATATGCCTGAGCAGCAGAGGGCTCAGACCTGATCCGTCCCTTGTGTGCTACCCCCGATCCTACACACTGTCTAGTCAGACAGAAGTGGAAGATGTGCTGCAAGCCCTTGTGGTCCCACTGTGCTCCAGGTCCCTGCTGAGTCATCAGCTGGGCTGTGAGTTTTTCAAACATCGGATAGAAGAGCAATGCCACTCACTTTCCAAGAGCCTCCGGGAAACCCCAGAGCTGTTCATCCATTGCTTTCCAGGAGCCAGGAAGACACCTCTAGCCATAAAGATCACGGAGAAAATCAAGGATGTGTTCCACTGCAAACCAAAGGAGATCCTCTATGTTTGTGAGAATGACTCCCTCAGGGAGTTTGTGAT CCAACAAGTCGCTTGCCAAGTTGTGACCCAGAGGACCTTCATGAGAGAAAAGTTCCCAAAGATTAAACACATAGTGGTGGATGAGCCTGAGGATGTCTGTAGGAGACACGGTGACTGGTACGAGAAGGCTAAGAGCATCACCCATCCGAGAGCGAAGGGGGCTGCAAGCGAAAGCCTTCACCACGGGATCCTCTGGCTTTTTCTGGATCCTTTCCAAACCCACCCTGCAGATGTTAGTGGCCTTCCTGCTCCTTCTGTTCAGTTTCCTCGGAAAGTGATCACTGAGATTCACTGTGCTGTGGAAATAGCAAACatcataaaagaagaaatgaagaggatCCGAGAAAATCCTCCCTCCAATGCATCTCCAGACATGCTGGCCATGCTCCAGGAGGCTCCCTACGAGGAGGCGATGTGTGCCCAGGCTCTGCCTGGTGTGTGTGAGATCAAGGCTAACCTGACACTAGAAGAGATGGCTGACTATGTGGCAGAGAAATGTCACAGCCTGTTCCACGATGGCTATCTGCCCAAGGATGTTGCAGTTCTGTTCAGGAGCTGGAAAGACAGAGAACGGTATAAGGATGCGTTGTGCACAGCGATGGCCCAGGGAGCAACGGAGGTTGCCTTCTGCAGCGCTGCTGACGTTTGTAGCGATGGCATTGTTTTAGACAGTGTTCAGCAGTTTTCAGGCATGGTAAGGAAGATTGTGTTTGGGCTTAGTCCCAAAGGCGCGCAGTCAGAGGGGGCCCATAAGCTCTGCTTTGCCTCGAAAGCCATTACCCATCTCTACCTGCTGTACGAAGGAGGACAGCATCCTGGTGACTACTGTAATAAACACAGGAAGCCGAACAAGAGCAATCTCTCCTCCCAGATGGGAGATGGGTGGTAA
- the Pex12 gene encoding peroxisome assembly protein 12, whose protein sequence is MAEHGAHITTASVADDQPSIFEVVAQDSLMTAVRPALQHVVKVLAESNPAHYGFFWRWFDEIFTLLDLLLQQHYLSRTSASFSEHFYGLKRIVAGSSQQLQRPASAGLPKEHLWKSTVFLVLLPYLKVKLEKLASSLREEDEYSIHPPSSHWKRFYRAFLAAYPFVNMAWEGWFLTQQLRYILGKAEHHSPLLKLAGVRLGRLTAQDMQTIAHRLSEASAMQDPVRSVGERIKSALKKAVGGVALSLSTGLSVGVFFLQFLDWWYSSENQETIKSLTALPTPPPPVHLDYNPDSPLLPKMKTVCPLCRKTRVNDTVLATSGYVFCYRCVFNYVRSHQACPITGYPTEVQHLIKLYSPEN, encoded by the exons ATGGCTGAGCACGGGGCTCATATCACAACTGCTTCGGTGGCGGACGACCAGCCATCCATCTTTGAAGTGGTAGCGCAGGACAGTTTAATGACAGCAGTGCGACCCGCTCTTCAGCATGTGGTCAAG GTTCTTGCAGAATCCAATCCTGCACACTATGGCTTCTTCTGGAGGTGGTTTGACGAAATCTTCACCCTGCTAGACCTTCTGCTCCAGCAGCATTACCTTTCCAGAACCAGTGCCTCATTTTCTGAACATTTCTATGGCTTAAAGCGGATTGTAGCAGGGAGCTCACAGCAGCTTCAGCGACCGGCCAGCGCTGGGCTTCCCAAGGAGCACCTTTGGAAGTCCACTGTGTTCCTAGTTCTTCTACCCTACCTGAAAGTGAAGCTGGAGAAGCTGGCTTCTAGCTTGAGAGAGGAAGACGAATACTCTATTCACCCCCCTTCTTCTCACTGGAAACGATTCTACAGAGCCTTCCTGGCGGCCTACCCATTTGTTAATATGGCCTGGGAAGGCTGGTTTCTTACACAGCAACTTAGATACATCCTAGGAAAAGCGGAGCATCACTCGCCCCTGCTGAAACTGGCTGGAGTTCGGCTAGGTCGACTGACAGCTCAGGACATGCAAACTATTGCACACAGACTCTCTGAAGCCAGTGCGATGCAGGACCCCGTCAGAAG CGTTGGTGAGAGGATAAAGTCGGCTCTGAAGAAAGCTGTGGGAGGTGTCGCCTTGTCCCTCTCCACTGGCCTTTCCGTGGGTGTGTTCTTCCTGCAGTTCCTTGACTGGTGGTACTCTTCTGAGAACCAAGAAACCATCAAatcactgactgctctgcctACCCCACCGCCACCTGTACACCTAGACTACAACCCGGATTCACCTCTGTTACCCAAAATGAAGACAGTGTGCCCGCTGTGTCGTAAAACCCGGGTGAATGATACAGTTCTTGCCACCTCTGGCTATGTGTTCTGTTACCGCTGTGTATTTAATTATGTGAGGAGTCACCAAGCCTGCCCCATCACAGGCTATCCCACGGAAGTCCAGCATCTAATTAAACTCTACTCTCCAGAGAACTGA